The following coding sequences are from one Leptolyngbya sp. NIES-3755 window:
- a CDS encoding hypothetical protein (similar to AA sequence:cyanobase_aa:MAE12500) encodes MIIVDTGAFVALFDRRDSFNAAAQIAFSSVQETLITTYPVITETCYFLGRRIGQSAQINFLRGIGMSTFEVFDLQSSHIDRAIQLMESYADLPMDFADASLVVLYHLN; translated from the coding sequence ATGATCATCGTTGATACAGGCGCATTCGTAGCACTCTTCGATCGACGTGATTCCTTTAATGCTGCCGCTCAAATTGCCTTTAGTTCTGTTCAGGAAACACTCATCACAACCTATCCAGTTATCACCGAAACTTGCTATTTTCTCGGTCGAAGAATTGGTCAATCAGCGCAGATTAACTTTTTGCGTGGAATTGGCATGAGTACCTTTGAGGTTTTCGATCTTCAGTCGTCTCATATCGATCGCGCAATTCAACTGATGGAAAGCTACGCCGATCTTCCAATGGACTTCGCTGATGCCTCACTCGTTGTCTTATACCATCTCAATTAA
- a CDS encoding hypothetical protein (conserved hypothetical protein;~similar to AA sequence:cyanobase_aa:SYNPCC7002_F0027), giving the protein MEITAQLDEETIHQLQQIQQQTNQNQAEILKAAIAAYYDQVQDNQSIVEQPQSSQTQKKTPFEAFQELGLVGCIDGEPDSSQNYKAVIDQYLQEKHDQGCL; this is encoded by the coding sequence ATGGAAATTACCGCACAACTTGACGAAGAAACAATTCATCAACTTCAGCAAATCCAGCAGCAAACCAACCAAAATCAGGCAGAGATCCTCAAAGCCGCGATCGCAGCTTACTACGATCAAGTTCAAGATAATCAGTCGATCGTAGAGCAGCCTCAAAGCTCACAAACCCAGAAAAAAACACCATTTGAAGCGTTCCAAGAACTAGGATTAGTTGGATGTATCGACGGTGAACCAGATTCATCGCAGAACTACAAAGCTGTTATTGATCAATACTTGCAAGAGAAGCACGATCAAGGTTGCCTATGA
- a CDS encoding type I restriction-modification system S subunit (similar to AA sequence:cyanobase_aa:NIES39_A06660), whose amino-acid sequence MSELPNGWRKLRFEELAFHISDRVDDPKAAGVEVYVGLEHLDPGSLKIRRRGTPDDVNATKLRVKPGQIIFGKRRAYQRKVAVADFDGICSAHAMVLEANPTATVPGFLPFFMQSDLFFDRAIAISEGSLSPTIKWKVLAAQEFLIPPIDKQKEMVELFQAIEDAIAATEVSIRSAEDLKQILMQEVFIRGIEHTEYIHTELGDLPSTWKVKQVGDLFDAQLGKMLNKDSKTGKSPAKYLANRNVLWNKFDLTDLEWMDFSDEERKKFSLTLGDLLVCEGGEVGRTAIWQDQAKDVYFQKAIHRLRAKSDQILPGYMLRYMNFAALDGRLNKITTQTSIAHLTREKLIALKIPLPPKHEQKQIIEVFDSQDAEIEQLQKHTEKLNYLKKQIVNSLLSADGNLGSTVEVREIAHV is encoded by the coding sequence ATGTCTGAGTTACCGAATGGGTGGAGAAAACTACGTTTTGAAGAATTAGCCTTTCACATTAGCGATCGCGTTGATGATCCTAAAGCGGCAGGAGTCGAAGTTTACGTAGGGCTAGAGCATCTTGATCCAGGCAGTTTGAAGATCAGAAGACGCGGAACTCCTGACGATGTGAATGCAACCAAATTGCGAGTTAAGCCAGGACAGATTATTTTTGGAAAGCGTCGAGCATATCAGCGCAAAGTGGCGGTGGCTGATTTTGATGGCATTTGCTCGGCTCATGCAATGGTGTTAGAGGCAAACCCGACAGCGACAGTACCAGGATTTCTGCCGTTTTTCATGCAGTCAGATTTGTTTTTTGATCGAGCGATCGCAATTTCAGAGGGTTCACTATCACCAACAATCAAATGGAAGGTGCTTGCTGCACAAGAGTTTCTGATTCCACCGATCGATAAACAAAAGGAAATGGTGGAGTTGTTTCAAGCGATCGAGGATGCTATTGCTGCGACGGAGGTATCGATCAGATCTGCTGAGGATCTCAAGCAGATTTTGATGCAGGAAGTATTCATTAGAGGGATTGAGCACACGGAGTACATTCACACTGAGCTGGGAGATCTTCCGTCAACTTGGAAAGTGAAGCAAGTAGGCGACTTATTCGATGCTCAACTGGGCAAAATGCTCAACAAGGACTCCAAAACTGGTAAATCTCCTGCCAAGTACTTAGCCAATCGAAACGTGCTATGGAATAAATTTGATTTAACAGATTTGGAGTGGATGGATTTCTCAGATGAGGAACGCAAGAAATTTTCGCTGACTTTAGGCGATCTTCTTGTGTGTGAGGGCGGCGAAGTAGGACGCACAGCAATTTGGCAGGATCAAGCAAAAGACGTATATTTTCAAAAAGCAATACATCGCCTTCGTGCAAAGAGTGATCAGATCTTGCCTGGATATATGCTTAGATACATGAATTTTGCTGCTTTGGATGGTCGTCTGAATAAAATAACTACTCAGACAAGCATTGCTCATCTAACACGCGAGAAATTGATTGCCTTAAAAATACCATTGCCTCCTAAGCACGAGCAGAAGCAGATAATAGAAGTCTTTGACAGTCAAGATGCCGAAATTGAGCAACTTCAAAAACACACAGAGAAACTAAATTACTTGAAAAAACAGATTGTCAATTCTTTGCTTTCTGCTGACGGGAATTTAGGCAGTACGGTAGAAGTAAGAGAAATAGCTCATGTCTAA
- a CDS encoding hypothetical protein (conserved hypothetical protein;~similar to AA sequence:cyanobase_aa:LBDG_38880), whose product MSKVLEDRKNNLFIYIYSDDHLPPHVHVFVGRKKSRSDKDIKISIGNDAIAPEILAAHPKIKNTDIRKAWELVADHQDELLIKWEEIHGSEKMEKGDH is encoded by the coding sequence ATGTCCAAAGTTTTAGAAGACCGCAAGAACAATCTGTTTATCTACATCTATTCAGATGATCATCTTCCACCGCACGTCCATGTATTTGTAGGACGAAAGAAAAGCCGAAGCGATAAGGATATCAAGATCAGCATTGGAAACGACGCGATCGCGCCTGAGATCCTTGCTGCACATCCAAAAATTAAAAATACTGATATTCGTAAAGCCTGGGAATTAGTCGCTGATCACCAGGATGAACTATTAATCAAATGGGAAGAAATACATGGCTCAGAAAAAATGGAGAAAGGAGATCACTGA
- a CDS encoding hypothetical protein (conserved hypothetical protein;~similar to AA sequence:cyanobase_aa:LBDG_38870): MAQKKWRKEITDEQIEAQISKAKAAWVEAASTEPRAESVSFDSERLIYTIDLSTGVQLSFPATLIREIAEAPVEDLSDVHLSGVGNSIHWEKLDVDFSIPGLIFRILGTQVSMSVLARQGGKKSSVAKAEAARQNGKKGGRPRKNKVPV; encoded by the coding sequence ATGGCTCAGAAAAAATGGAGAAAGGAGATCACTGATGAGCAAATAGAAGCCCAGATTAGCAAGGCGAAGGCAGCTTGGGTTGAAGCGGCTTCGACAGAACCTCGTGCTGAGTCTGTGAGCTTTGATTCTGAGAGATTGATATATACGATCGATCTATCAACAGGTGTCCAACTCTCTTTTCCAGCTACTTTAATTCGAGAAATCGCCGAAGCCCCAGTAGAAGACTTATCTGATGTACATCTTTCTGGAGTGGGCAACAGCATTCACTGGGAGAAATTAGACGTTGACTTTAGCATTCCTGGACTGATTTTCAGAATATTGGGGACACAGGTATCAATGTCTGTGTTAGCAAGGCAAGGCGGCAAAAAGAGTTCTGTTGCAAAAGCAGAGGCAGCGAGGCAGAACGGGAAGAAAGGTGGACGACCTCGGAAGAACAAAGTACCCGTTTAG
- a CDS encoding N-6 DNA methylase (similar to AA sequence:cyanobase_aa:PCC8801_2210), whose translation MMTQAELEKYLWGAAELLRGQIDASDYKQFIFPLLFFKRLCDVYDEEFEQAVTAFGGDEEYAELPEQHRFVIPKGQRWNDVRQKTSQVGQAIQNAMREIEKANPDKLYGVFGDAPWTNRDRLPDALLLRLFEHFSTHDLSIANVPQDQLGNAYEFLIKKFADDSGHTAAEFYTNRTVVHLMTQLLELQSGESIYDPTCGSGGMLLNAVLELKKRGKEHRNVKVYGQEVNLITSAIARMNLFLHDIEEFEIQRGNTLDEPKFIEGDRLKQFDLVLANPPYSVKRWNREKFAADPFQRNQFGTPPQGNADYAFFQHILASLKPDTGRAAILYPHGILFRDSEVEMRKAIVEADLVEAVIGLGANLFYNSPMEACVVVLRSQKSSERRGKILFVEGVQQVTRERAQSFLSPANEAKLLGAYFEPQEHADIARLVELEKIRKNHHNLSIPLYTRIGNEHRQYDVSAAQQAWQDSRILVKQQTDALFQVLKQTGYTV comes from the coding sequence ATGATGACGCAGGCAGAACTGGAAAAGTATTTGTGGGGAGCCGCAGAACTGCTGCGCGGACAGATTGATGCGTCGGACTATAAGCAGTTTATTTTTCCACTGCTGTTCTTCAAACGCTTGTGTGATGTGTATGACGAAGAATTTGAGCAGGCAGTGACGGCGTTTGGTGGAGATGAAGAATACGCGGAACTGCCGGAGCAGCATCGCTTTGTGATTCCGAAAGGGCAGCGATGGAATGATGTCAGGCAAAAGACCTCTCAGGTGGGTCAAGCGATTCAGAACGCGATGCGCGAGATTGAGAAGGCGAATCCTGATAAGCTTTACGGCGTTTTTGGGGATGCACCTTGGACGAATCGCGATCGATTACCAGATGCGTTGCTGCTGCGGTTGTTCGAGCATTTCAGTACTCATGATCTCAGCATTGCGAATGTGCCTCAAGATCAACTGGGGAACGCTTATGAGTTTTTGATCAAGAAGTTTGCCGATGATTCTGGACATACGGCAGCCGAATTTTATACCAATCGAACGGTTGTGCATTTGATGACGCAATTGTTGGAGTTGCAGAGTGGGGAATCGATTTACGATCCGACCTGTGGATCGGGTGGAATGCTGTTGAATGCGGTGCTGGAGCTAAAGAAGCGGGGGAAAGAGCATCGTAATGTGAAAGTGTATGGTCAGGAAGTGAATTTGATTACGAGTGCGATCGCTCGGATGAATTTGTTTCTGCATGATATTGAAGAATTTGAGATTCAACGCGGCAATACCTTGGATGAGCCGAAGTTTATTGAGGGCGATCGCTTAAAGCAATTTGATCTGGTGCTGGCGAATCCACCGTATAGCGTGAAGCGATGGAATCGGGAGAAGTTCGCGGCTGATCCGTTTCAGCGCAATCAGTTTGGTACGCCGCCTCAAGGGAACGCGGACTATGCGTTTTTTCAGCATATTTTGGCGAGTTTGAAGCCAGATACGGGACGGGCGGCGATTTTGTACCCGCATGGCATTTTGTTTCGGGATTCGGAAGTCGAAATGCGAAAAGCGATCGTAGAAGCGGATTTGGTGGAAGCGGTGATCGGACTGGGCGCGAATTTGTTTTACAACTCGCCGATGGAGGCTTGTGTTGTGGTGCTGCGATCGCAGAAATCGTCTGAGCGACGAGGAAAGATTCTGTTTGTTGAAGGGGTTCAGCAGGTGACACGAGAACGGGCACAAAGCTTTTTATCACCTGCGAATGAAGCAAAGCTACTGGGGGCTTACTTTGAGCCGCAGGAACACGCGGACATTGCTCGACTGGTTGAGTTAGAGAAGATTCGGAAGAATCATCACAATCTCAGCATTCCGCTTTACACACGCATTGGAAATGAGCATCGGCAATATGATGTTTCTGCCGCACAGCAGGCGTGGCAGGACAGCCGGATCTTAGTCAAGCAGCAGACGGATGCGCTGTTTCAAGTATTAAAACAGACAGGGTACACCGTCTAA
- a CDS encoding type I restriction-modification system, M subunit (similar to AA sequence:cyanobase_aa:slr6095): MQSLESSYSLSQLQQHLWDAANLLRGPIDAADFKSYIFPLLFFKRICDVYDEEYQQIQETYGEEFAAFPENHRFQVPEGHHWRNVFERDEQIGFALQTALRELEKANPDALYGIFGDAQWANTERLPDSLMKKLLEHFNQIRLANAHVREDMMGQAYEYLIKKFADSSNKKAGEFYTPRTIVRLMVNILDPRSKESIYDPACGTGGMLLEAIHHVRESQGEWRNLVIRGQERNLTTQGIARMNLFLHGVEDFKVVRGDTLQEPAFHVGDALEQFDCVLANPPFSLKKWGRDQWISDVYARNVFGLPGDSNGDFAWVMHMMKSLKPGKGRMAVVLPHGVLFRGGKEGEIRKRLLIEDYIEAIIGLGSNLFYGTGIPGCILVMRDRKAVSDREKVFFIDASEIYTKGRSQNTLTPEQSDQIYAICRDRQEITGISRSVELQEIESHGYNLNISRYIQKEQVEQGMSVQEAIAQLQESLKLQAQAEERLEALLKKAGLDV, translated from the coding sequence TTGCAATCTCTCGAATCTTCGTACTCACTCTCACAACTTCAGCAACATCTCTGGGACGCAGCCAATCTGCTCAGAGGTCCGATCGATGCGGCTGACTTCAAAAGCTATATTTTTCCTCTACTGTTTTTTAAGCGCATCTGTGATGTGTATGACGAAGAGTATCAGCAGATTCAGGAAACGTATGGCGAAGAGTTTGCGGCTTTCCCAGAGAATCACCGCTTTCAAGTGCCAGAAGGACATCATTGGCGGAATGTGTTTGAGCGAGATGAACAGATTGGATTTGCACTACAGACGGCACTGAGAGAACTGGAAAAGGCGAATCCAGACGCGCTATATGGGATTTTTGGCGATGCTCAATGGGCGAATACTGAGCGGTTGCCTGATTCGTTGATGAAAAAGCTGCTGGAGCATTTTAACCAGATTCGATTGGCGAATGCTCATGTGCGGGAAGATATGATGGGTCAGGCGTATGAGTACCTGATTAAGAAGTTCGCGGATAGCTCTAATAAGAAGGCAGGAGAGTTTTATACGCCTCGAACGATCGTGCGGTTGATGGTGAACATTCTTGATCCACGATCAAAGGAAAGCATCTACGATCCGGCGTGTGGAACGGGTGGAATGCTGCTAGAAGCGATTCATCATGTGCGAGAAAGCCAGGGAGAGTGGCGCAATCTTGTGATTCGGGGGCAAGAGCGGAACTTGACGACGCAGGGGATTGCCCGCATGAATCTGTTTCTGCATGGCGTTGAGGATTTTAAGGTTGTTCGTGGCGACACGCTGCAAGAGCCTGCATTCCATGTGGGGGATGCCTTGGAGCAGTTTGATTGTGTATTGGCGAATCCACCGTTTAGCCTGAAAAAATGGGGACGGGATCAGTGGATTAGTGATGTTTACGCTCGCAATGTGTTCGGATTGCCTGGGGATAGTAACGGGGATTTTGCCTGGGTGATGCACATGATGAAATCGCTCAAACCAGGAAAAGGGCGCATGGCTGTGGTGTTGCCGCATGGGGTGTTGTTTCGGGGCGGAAAAGAGGGAGAGATTCGGAAGCGATTGCTGATTGAAGATTATATTGAGGCGATTATTGGCTTGGGATCGAACTTGTTTTATGGAACGGGGATTCCTGGGTGCATTTTGGTGATGCGCGATCGTAAAGCAGTGAGCGATCGTGAAAAGGTATTTTTCATTGATGCCAGCGAGATTTATACGAAAGGTCGATCGCAAAATACGCTAACCCCGGAGCAGTCAGATCAGATTTATGCGATTTGTCGCGATCGACAAGAGATTACAGGCATTTCGCGATCGGTCGAGCTGCAAGAGATTGAATCACACGGCTACAACCTCAACATCAGTCGGTACATTCAGAAGGAACAGGTTGAGCAAGGGATGAGTGTCCAGGAAGCGATCGCACAACTCCAGGAGAGTTTAAAGCTGCAAGCTCAGGCGGAAGAACGGTTAGAGGCATTACTGAAAAAGGCAGGGTTGGACGTATGA
- a CDS encoding unknown protein (similar to AA sequence:cyanobase_aa:slr0393), with translation MSSFDEMMRSSIDLSEIDQKFTQAKQLQNALRQQRKDGRLLYEQWRNTADWKQWRAKQLERQNWRCNCCNQLMELGQTVYLANGDFLLQPNHPTVDHVLPKSLFPKLALDKQNLIMLCWTCNAKKGNRVAIASRMRHEQLKQSFEGWNKSRN, from the coding sequence ATGAGCAGTTTTGATGAGATGATGCGATCGAGCATTGACTTATCTGAGATTGATCAGAAGTTTACCCAGGCGAAACAGCTACAGAATGCCTTGAGACAACAGCGTAAAGATGGCAGGCTGCTTTACGAACAGTGGCGCAATACAGCCGATTGGAAGCAGTGGAGAGCGAAGCAGCTAGAGCGGCAGAACTGGCGGTGTAATTGCTGTAATCAGCTCATGGAATTGGGTCAGACGGTTTATCTGGCAAATGGGGATTTTCTGCTCCAGCCGAACCACCCAACCGTAGATCACGTTTTGCCAAAGTCGTTGTTTCCAAAGTTGGCATTGGACAAGCAGAATTTGATTATGCTGTGCTGGACTTGTAATGCGAAGAAAGGAAATCGAGTCGCGATCGCATCTCGAATGCGGCATGAACAATTGAAACAGAGCTTCGAGGGCTGGAATAAATCTAGAAATTAG
- a CDS encoding hypothetical protein (similar to AA sequence:cyanobase_aa:cce_4917) — MKTVTRKQLKDLGASQYQAELMTKSLTPLCRQGRANVYDLFAVSDRIRILLENSRIKAATRDVLQEVRWELLALAEQIQDAPFGMSVLDQIEEADSLHQRSEDLFAQAKARADQLRGART, encoded by the coding sequence ATGAAGACCGTTACCCGAAAGCAACTCAAGGATCTGGGAGCCAGTCAGTATCAGGCTGAGTTAATGACGAAATCGCTAACTCCGCTTTGTCGGCAGGGGAGAGCGAATGTGTATGACTTGTTTGCGGTCAGCGATCGCATTCGGATACTCCTCGAAAATAGTCGAATTAAGGCGGCAACTCGCGATGTACTTCAAGAAGTTCGTTGGGAACTCTTAGCGTTAGCAGAACAGATTCAGGATGCACCATTCGGCATGAGTGTCCTTGATCAAATTGAGGAGGCGGACAGCTTGCATCAACGATCGGAAGATCTGTTTGCCCAAGCGAAAGCACGAGCGGATCAGCTTCGAGGAGCGAGGACATGA
- a CDS encoding hypothetical protein (similar to AA sequence:cyanobase_aa:Npun_DF033) — MSTELDSFSIKDLENRYSLVRSNIYNRLDGLKRKGYDMQPETRSGKSIYNAMQVAVMDALDRHLKSGSAIASFPTLEEANLSYGQGQDNPQLSYVKQDRELEKAEVRSKPQGFLGEGLIEVFLKGLAVIFPPPLPPARKGLELASYRELNEAAKEEYQLSTLNIANLLGLKPSTIAGYGEQFEDAGFIFTRNGRRKGGQIAWRVSKSSCMKEE; from the coding sequence ATGTCAACTGAATTGGACTCGTTTTCGATTAAAGACTTAGAGAATCGCTACAGCCTCGTTCGGTCCAATATCTACAATCGCCTAGATGGGCTAAAGCGAAAGGGCTACGATATGCAGCCCGAAACGCGCAGCGGCAAATCAATTTATAACGCGATGCAGGTCGCCGTGATGGATGCGCTCGATCGACATCTTAAGTCTGGAAGCGCGATCGCGAGCTTTCCAACGCTAGAAGAAGCAAATCTGTCCTATGGGCAAGGACAGGACAATCCCCAGTTGTCCTACGTGAAGCAGGACAGGGAATTGGAAAAAGCCGAGGTACGGTCAAAGCCACAAGGATTTCTGGGGGAAGGGCTGATTGAGGTCTTCTTGAAAGGGCTTGCAGTCATTTTCCCGCCACCCTTACCTCCAGCTCGAAAAGGACTTGAACTTGCGTCATACCGAGAATTGAATGAAGCAGCGAAAGAAGAATATCAGCTATCAACGCTGAACATTGCTAATCTGCTGGGCTTGAAGCCGAGTACGATCGCGGGCTACGGTGAACAGTTTGAAGACGCAGGATTTATCTTTACTCGCAACGGACGGCGTAAGGGCGGACAAATTGCTTGGAGAGTCAGCAAATCGTCTTGTATGAAGGAAGAGTAA
- a CDS encoding relaxase/mobilization nuclease family protein (similar to AA sequence:cyanobase_aa:PCC7424_2475) — protein MTIAKIMQNHSFRATFSYAVGKSGARIIGGNAAPWLERDQLSDVQLKALIDVTVKQFMISADLNREIKRPVYHISIALPPHEDLSDENLSQLCESFTAALILSAQQPNLLKDFDASTFRAAVDQFQNEELHKYQYSIVRHVDADHAHAHIIASKINLETEQALSTSYDYYRAQKILRDLERQYGLSVLENSWEVGRKAETRRQIQTELETGRPSVQKQIQNVLDRAIAISRTIPELIEKLLLDGIGVRVDFTRTGKPKGISYILDDVPMAGNRLGNRYSFPGLQRNSGLSYETERDNDRIQELCQQIPLTPEERESALEPRPTENLDDLIEAILAEHTTDLPDLPFVIPSISDEQVEEAPVSKEFQQGEQSVTDLIDVFESYWDDQVSIAQFLPNDSESIQTVDRQIDAANLIESIAVRLFEYYLEIGEPLHEVNSDTLEWVYRIEVSGCAYLVSRDHLTSTYNVRCENSEMNLQLFQGITDRDLENWQDLDRWLNQRLIADAPPQLIEPEREEDSGETIGAIEFWQVADPEPQESEFLRQQRFAETIAAEIRWLAQIGNINGTHYILLQHDDHISLTRKDGQEIGRFPLDATQLPQGFGLTESDVERFQIIQQKHWAIEIGEAVLDTWRSAGAPQAIVGQQYDVSQADGLLYLHRKGNSKPILEISINSDRLPSGQQLTQNDYEYFEQARIMLRQNEIEHDR, from the coding sequence ATGACGATCGCGAAGATCATGCAAAATCATTCGTTTCGCGCCACATTTAGCTATGCGGTGGGAAAGAGCGGAGCGCGGATTATCGGCGGCAATGCTGCACCGTGGCTGGAGCGCGATCAGTTATCTGATGTGCAATTGAAAGCGCTGATTGATGTCACAGTGAAGCAGTTCATGATATCGGCGGATCTCAATCGTGAGATTAAGCGTCCGGTGTACCACATCTCGATCGCACTTCCACCGCATGAGGATTTATCCGATGAAAATCTTTCTCAGCTTTGCGAGTCTTTCACGGCTGCACTGATTTTGTCGGCACAGCAACCCAATTTGCTCAAGGATTTCGATGCTTCAACATTTCGCGCTGCGGTCGATCAATTTCAGAATGAAGAATTGCACAAATATCAATATTCGATCGTGCGTCATGTGGATGCCGATCACGCCCACGCACATATCATCGCCAGCAAAATCAATCTTGAAACCGAGCAAGCGCTTTCCACGTCATACGACTACTATCGCGCTCAGAAAATTCTGCGTGATTTAGAACGGCAGTATGGATTGTCAGTGCTGGAAAATAGCTGGGAGGTTGGACGTAAAGCCGAAACACGCCGACAAATTCAAACTGAACTTGAAACCGGAAGACCCAGTGTTCAAAAGCAAATCCAAAATGTGTTAGACCGAGCGATCGCTATCAGCCGAACCATTCCAGAATTGATCGAGAAACTGTTGCTAGATGGGATTGGCGTTCGAGTTGATTTCACTCGCACAGGTAAGCCAAAAGGCATCAGTTACATACTTGATGACGTGCCAATGGCAGGAAATCGATTGGGAAATCGCTACAGCTTTCCTGGATTACAGCGCAATAGTGGCTTGAGTTATGAAACTGAGCGAGATAACGATCGCATTCAAGAACTATGTCAGCAAATACCACTTACGCCGGAAGAGCGAGAATCCGCACTTGAACCACGTCCGACTGAAAATCTCGATGATCTAATCGAAGCGATTCTCGCAGAACACACCACAGACCTGCCTGATCTCCCGTTCGTGATCCCATCAATTTCTGATGAGCAGGTTGAAGAAGCGCCAGTGAGCAAAGAATTTCAGCAAGGAGAACAGAGCGTTACAGATTTAATTGATGTATTTGAATCTTACTGGGACGATCAAGTGTCGATCGCTCAGTTTTTACCAAATGATTCGGAGTCTATTCAAACCGTCGATCGCCAAATAGATGCAGCAAACTTGATTGAATCGATCGCGGTTCGCCTGTTCGAGTACTACCTCGAAATTGGTGAACCACTGCATGAAGTAAATTCCGATACGCTGGAATGGGTTTATCGCATTGAGGTGAGCGGTTGTGCTTATTTGGTCAGCCGCGACCATCTGACAAGCACTTATAACGTTCGGTGTGAAAATAGCGAGATGAATCTTCAACTATTTCAGGGAATTACCGATCGTGACCTAGAGAACTGGCAAGACTTAGATCGCTGGCTAAACCAGAGGTTGATCGCTGATGCGCCTCCTCAACTAATTGAGCCTGAACGCGAAGAGGACAGCGGAGAAACGATCGGAGCCATCGAATTCTGGCAGGTTGCAGACCCAGAGCCACAAGAGTCTGAGTTCTTGCGACAACAACGGTTTGCTGAAACGATCGCCGCTGAAATTCGTTGGCTGGCTCAAATAGGCAACATCAATGGCACTCACTACATTTTGTTACAGCATGATGATCACATCTCGCTAACTCGGAAGGATGGACAAGAGATCGGTCGGTTTCCTCTAGATGCAACCCAATTACCGCAGGGCTTTGGATTGACTGAATCTGATGTCGAGCGATTTCAGATTATTCAGCAGAAGCACTGGGCGATCGAGATTGGCGAGGCAGTCCTTGATACCTGGCGGAGTGCTGGAGCGCCACAAGCAATCGTGGGTCAGCAATATGATGTCTCTCAAGCAGATGGCTTACTTTACCTTCATCGAAAAGGAAACTCCAAACCAATTCTTGAGATTTCCATCAATTCAGATAGGCTACCCAGCGGGCAACAACTGACCCAAAATGATTACGAATATTTTGAGCAAGCCAGGATAATGCTGCGCCAGAACGAGATCGAACATGATCGCTAA
- a CDS encoding hypothetical protein (similar to AA sequence:cyanobase_aa:Npun_DR042), with the protein MARFKSRNNDLSGSDSTHQVRDRKALESLLEPILPAKKPQTELLSCRVPRDKNQALKQWCEDQGVLFSDCVRSRLYDEPLPQPRPHQKSSSLDRQILIELNRIGSNLNQAVRKLHSRSIPILLASDQKLLAQILQTLDEIKEQLAK; encoded by the coding sequence ATGGCTCGATTTAAGTCACGGAACAATGATTTAAGTGGTTCTGACTCAACGCATCAAGTTCGAGATCGGAAAGCATTAGAATCGTTGCTTGAACCAATTCTGCCTGCTAAAAAACCTCAAACTGAATTACTGTCCTGTCGTGTGCCTCGCGACAAAAATCAGGCACTCAAACAGTGGTGCGAAGATCAAGGCGTGTTGTTTTCTGACTGTGTACGATCGCGTCTCTACGATGAACCATTACCCCAACCCCGACCGCACCAAAAATCATCTTCTCTTGATCGTCAAATTCTGATTGAACTCAATCGCATTGGATCGAATCTAAATCAAGCCGTTCGTAAACTCCATAGTCGATCAATTCCAATACTATTGGCGAGTGATCAAAAGCTTCTTGCTCAAATTCTGCAAACTCTGGACGAGATTAAGGAGCAACTTGCGAAATGA